The sequence TTGAGATAAAACAACTTGAATATTTTTGATCAGTACTACTTTTCTTTAATACTAAAGCATAATTCCCTCTGTCTAAAAAATTTATCATAACCTTTCTTCTATCAAAATCAATAAATTCTTTATCGTAATAAATAAACTTTAAGGAAAAGGGTTTAAATGAATAATTCTTAATTAAATCAACATTGAATGTTTTAAATCTTAGAATTAAATCACTCACAGAAAAGTCTCTATTATCCTCAATTTGAAAAGCCTCTTTCTTTAGATCTATTGGTAAATTAGAATTTAAAAATGATTTAAGCCTATTAATTAATGATTGCTTTTTGTCATCAAGAACAAAATGATCTCTATGTGTGGTAACACCAGTTGAATTGATATTCATTATTTCATCCACTGCCCAAAAAGAATTATACAATTCAGCTTCATTAAAGGTTTTCTTTTCAAAGAAAAAATAATTGGGATCAATATTTAATTTTTCTAAGGTGGTGTTGGTGATATTATGCTGTTCCAAGAACTCATATTTGCTGTTCCGGTCGCCAAACAACTCGGCATAAAACAGGTCGGCAAATTCGTTGTCCTTTTTCTTTCCGGTTTTTATGGCAATTAAAATAGCCGTGCCAACCCTGATATCAAAAACATTTTGATCTTTACTGCCATCAGGTGCTTTTTCATACAATTTACCATGAAGGTTGTAAATATAAATTTTGTCGAACGATTCAAGCAGTTTTTTTCTCAGCCCTTTAAATGCCGAGGTGTTCAGGTAAGTATTTTTTGTAATCAATCCCATCACGCCCTTGCCTACCTGATCAATTTTCCAGTGGCAAAAGCGGATAAATTTAGCATAGTCGTCAGAAAGTAATTGTATGTTTTTTTCGTCCCTTACATCCTCCTTATATAAATCCATGATCCCTTTTATTTCATCTTTTCCTTTTTTGCCGTTCCCATCGATGAAATCAGATTTGTTGTACGAAGCGATGGAATAAGGGGGATTGCCCATGATCGCCAATATGGGTTGGTTTCTTTTAACAAGGGTGGCATTTTTGCTTTCTTCTGACAGGGATGCCATTCCGGGGATTCGCGTTTGTTCCAAATCCTCAATTTCCAAGGTATTGGTCAGGTATAATTTAAAACGGTCAGTGTCATTCATTTTATACCCGTATTCATCGAGGAGGAAAGACATTTTAAGATGTGCGATGGCGTAAGGAGCCATCATTAATTCAAATGCATAAAAGTTTTTGAGGATATGCTCTTTTATAAAGTTTGGCCTGAGGCCCTCACCATATTTTTGGGTAAAATCTTCAATGGCAAATTTCGCAGTTTGGGCCAGGAAAGTTAATGTACCTCCTGCCGGATCAAGAACTGTTACATCTGTATTTGCAAAGCCGTTTTCTTTACCAAAATCAATTTTCAATATTTCGTTTACAGAATGCACGATATAATCGACAACCGGCTGAGGGGTATAATATACGCCCCGCTGTTCTCTTGTTTTCGGGTCGTATTTGTTCAGGAAAGTTTCATAAAAATGAATGATCGGATCTTGTCCTTTTCCCCTTTTATAATAGTCCTGAAGTATTTTTGAAATGTCGGCAGCATTCAAAACAGCAGCAATATCATCAATGATAACCTCCATTTGTTGAGGAAGGCTTCCCAACGAAATAAATTGAAAAACATCTTTTAAAATACCTATTGTTGGAGGGATAAAATTATAGGCAAGTTTTCTATTAAAATTTCCTCCTGTACGGGTTCTTGCCGCAAATAAACCATAAGTAATTGTCTGAGCGTATAAATCGGCAAATTCATCCTTTGTCAACCCTGCAATTAGATATTTATGAAATGCTTCATAAAATCCCAATACCTGATTGCTATTGTTTTCTTCATCTTCTAATTCCTGATTGATAACTTCTTCTTTTAAAAACCTTGTACGCTTTGCCAACTCAATAGCAAGTGTTTCGGCTGAAAAAACTTTTGGTAAAGAGAAACTGAAAAATTTATCGAAAAGATTTAAAAAGGCTTGTTCGTTTTCAGCCGGTGGATGGGTTTTGAGTTTTTTGGCAATAAAAGGCCTTCCAATAAATGTCTTTTCAATTATTTTCCCATCTCGATAAAGTCGGAACTCGTAAAAGTCAGTTAGGATTACATTTGGGAAAGTACCACGATAACGCTTTAATTGTTCGCTTAATTCAATGCGATTCAGATCGGAACCCGGAATTTTAGCTTCAATATATCCTACAATATTTTGTTGTCCGTCCCAAATTCTAAAGTCTGGATTGCCTGCTTCCGTTTTTTTTGGCAGAATTGTGATATGTGTTTTATTCTTCCCGATTGTTTCGGAAAAAGTTTTTACAAGATTCGCAAGGTGGGGATAATAACTTTCTTCTCTTGCATCACCCTGAATAGTTGTGTTTGCTATGTCTTTTAAATATTGTTTTAGCATAAAGTCGTAATTTTTAATTTAAGCCAATACGAGTGCAAAAACATTTTTGCTGTCTCAGCCTATCAAATCGGGGAGACTTAAAGCTTTCATGTGGAAATTTACAAATTATTTTCTTTTGATAAATAAGATTTTAGGAATAATATAAACAGATAAGATTTCTCCGTTGTGAGAAGTCAGGAAACTACTAATAATTTAGATTCCTCTCTTCGTTCGGAATGACAATCATTTTCATTGCCACATTGGCTAAATGACATATTAAATCATTAGCACATCAGCAAATTAGCACACTTGCCTGCGGCAAGCAGGTCTTCAAATTAATATAGGAAGTTATTAAACGGAAACCGCTTTGCATGCATTTCCTTCACTTCTTTATAAATGAGTTCTTTGAATTCTGGATAGTTTTCTTTCTTGGTAGCAGAAATGAACAAACAAGGGGTGTTTATCTTTGCCATCCACGATTTCTGTAATTCTTCCAGATTAATATTTTCTTTAGTGGAAGGGGTCAAGTCATCATCTTCTTTTTCCACAAAAGTGAATGCATCGATCTTATTAAAGATAATCAGGGTTGGTTTATCAACGACCTGAATTTCGGCCAATGTTTGGTTTACGATGTGAATTTGTTCTTCAAAATCAGGGTGCGAAATATCCACGACATGAATCAGAATATCGGCTTCGCGCACTTCATCTAAAGTTGATTTAAACGATTCGACCAAACCATGAGGAAGTTTACGGATAAATCCAACGGTATCGGTAAGCAGAAATGGAAGGTTTTCGATTACAACTTTTCGAACAGTGGTGTCGAGCGTAGCAAATAATTTGTTTTCGGCAAAAACATCCGATTTGCTCAACAAATTCATGATGGTTGATTTGCCAACATTGGTATATCCAACCAAAGCAACTCTGACCAGATTTTCACGATTTTTACGCTGGGTGATTTTTTGCTTATCAATGGAGATCAGCCGTTCTTTTAACAAAGAAATTTTATCGCGTACTATCCGACGGTCGGTTTCAATTTCGGTTTCACCGGGGCCACGCATTCCAATCCCTCCACGCTGACGTTCAAGGTGTGTCCACATTCGGGTTAATCGAGGTAATAAATACTGGTATTGAGCCAGCTCAACTTGTGTGCGTGCATGCGAAGTACGTGCCCGTTTGGCGAAAATATCAAGTATTAAATTGGTGCGATCCAATATTTTGCACTTTAGTTCTTTTTCAATATTTCGGAGTTGAGAGGGGCTAAGTTCATCGTCAAAAACAGCTAAAGAAATTTCATTGGCTTCAATATATTCGGCTATTTCAGCCAATTTACCTGTTCCAACATAGGTTTTCGGATCCGGAAATTCTAAATTCTGAATGAAACGCTTATCGGGAATGCCTCCGGCAGTATCAATTAAAAAAGCCAGTTCTTCAAGGTATTCGCTCAACCTTTCATAACTGGTAACTTTGGTAGCAACACCAACCAGTATGGCCTTTTCAGGTTTTATTTCTGTGCTGAAACTCTTCTGCATATTTAAAAGTTCTTGAAACCAATGATCTCTCGAATTTCTTTGATCGTTTTTGCTGCGCTTTCGCGCGCTTTTCCGGCGCCCATTGTCGCTACTTTTTGCAGGTAAAGGTTATTTGACGAAAGTTCCTTTATCTTTTCATGGAAAGGGGCTGTAAATTTGATCATGTCCTCTGCCAATTGCTTTTTTAAATCGCCATACCTGATTTCACAATTATTATAGGCATTTTCGAAAAAAGTTATGGTATCAGCAGTAGAAACGATATTCATCAAAGAAAATAAATTTTGAATGGCATCAGTTTTTACCTGATTTGGTTTAGTTGGTCCACTATCCGTAACCGCTCGCATTACTTTTTTTCGAATCTCTTTCGGTTCGTCGGCAAAGAAAATTGCATTTCCTTCTCCTTCCGATTTTCCCATTTTACCGGAACCATTCAATCCCGGTATTTTAACCAAAGCTTCCCCAAAATTATAAGCAGTCGGGATGGGGAAATATTCAACATTGTACATGCGGTTGAACCTTCGGGCAAAGGTTCGCATCATTTCCAAATTTTGCTCCTGGTCCTTACCAACAGGCACTTTCGAGGCTTTATGAATGATTACATCGGCAGCCATTAAGGTTGGATAAGTTAATAATCCGGCATTTATGTTATCGGGCTGCTGTCTTACTTTTTCCTTGAAAGAAGTTACCCTTTCAAGTTCGCCAACATAGGCATTCATGTTTAAAAGTAAATACAATTCAATAACCTCGGGAACATCACTCTGGATATAGAGGGTCGACTTTTCAGGATCAAGCCCCAAAGCAAGGTACTCTACCAATACTTTCTTTACATTTCCGTGCAAATCGGCAGGGGTAGGGTGTGTGGTTAATGAATGATAATCGGCAATGAAGAAATAACAATTGTTTTCTTCCTGCATCCGTAAAAAATTTTTAACGGCACCAAAGTAATTTCCCAAATGTAAATTACCCGTAGGCCGTATTCCGCTCACTACTGTTTCCATGCTTGCAAAATTAAAAAAATTGCGATTGCAATAATTGAATATTAAAAGGAAATAATGTTAATCGGTTTTACATCTTAATTTCTTCGCCCTGATCATTAAAGAAATGATATTCTAAAAAGGAATAAGATGGCATTGGTTGCATCGAGATTCGTTTCTTATACTTCCAATTCCACTTTCTTTTGGTCGATATCAAACCTTTATTCAAATAG comes from Bacteroidota bacterium and encodes:
- a CDS encoding N-6 DNA methylase, translating into MLKQYLKDIANTTIQGDAREESYYPHLANLVKTFSETIGKNKTHITILPKKTEAGNPDFRIWDGQQNIVGYIEAKIPGSDLNRIELSEQLKRYRGTFPNVILTDFYEFRLYRDGKIIEKTFIGRPFIAKKLKTHPPAENEQAFLNLFDKFFSFSLPKVFSAETLAIELAKRTRFLKEEVINQELEDEENNSNQVLGFYEAFHKYLIAGLTKDEFADLYAQTITYGLFAARTRTGGNFNRKLAYNFIPPTIGILKDVFQFISLGSLPQQMEVIIDDIAAVLNAADISKILQDYYKRGKGQDPIIHFYETFLNKYDPKTREQRGVYYTPQPVVDYIVHSVNEILKIDFGKENGFANTDVTVLDPAGGTLTFLAQTAKFAIEDFTQKYGEGLRPNFIKEHILKNFYAFELMMAPYAIAHLKMSFLLDEYGYKMNDTDRFKLYLTNTLEIEDLEQTRIPGMASLSEESKNATLVKRNQPILAIMGNPPYSIASYNKSDFIDGNGKKGKDEIKGIMDLYKEDVRDEKNIQLLSDDYAKFIRFCHWKIDQVGKGVMGLITKNTYLNTSAFKGLRKKLLESFDKIYIYNLHGKLYEKAPDGSKDQNVFDIRVGTAILIAIKTGKKKDNEFADLFYAELFGDRNSKYEFLEQHNITNTTLEKLNIDPNYFFFEKKTFNEAELYNSFWAVDEIMNINSTGVTTHRDHFVLDDKKQSLINRLKSFLNSNLPIDLKKEAFQIEDNRDFSVSDLILRFKTFNVDLIKNYSFKPFSLKFIYYDKEFIDFDRRKVMINFLDRGNYALVLKKSSTDQKYSSCFISNNITDRNFLGGSSVVFPIWIYQEEGDLFGASKESNIKPEFLQLIEKQYDKKDLTEAAFYYIYALLYCPKYREGFAEQLQIDYPKIPFTSNTDLFTTLSGLGKSLVELHLLTSKELTKPLVKFNGKGNNNVDEIDFREAEEQLYINESQYFTGINKETWEWEVGKNKPVQRWIKNAKDKELGLNETIEFAKICTAIKLTFEKQAEIDVHYDEIIKHLIKKSN
- the hflX gene encoding GTPase HflX, giving the protein MQKSFSTEIKPEKAILVGVATKVTSYERLSEYLEELAFLIDTAGGIPDKRFIQNLEFPDPKTYVGTGKLAEIAEYIEANEISLAVFDDELSPSQLRNIEKELKCKILDRTNLILDIFAKRARTSHARTQVELAQYQYLLPRLTRMWTHLERQRGGIGMRGPGETEIETDRRIVRDKISLLKERLISIDKQKITQRKNRENLVRVALVGYTNVGKSTIMNLLSKSDVFAENKLFATLDTTVRKVVIENLPFLLTDTVGFIRKLPHGLVESFKSTLDEVREADILIHVVDISHPDFEEQIHIVNQTLAEIQVVDKPTLIIFNKIDAFTFVEKEDDDLTPSTKENINLEELQKSWMAKINTPCLFISATKKENYPEFKELIYKEVKEMHAKRFPFNNFLY
- the trpS gene encoding tryptophan--tRNA ligase, with translation METVVSGIRPTGNLHLGNYFGAVKNFLRMQEENNCYFFIADYHSLTTHPTPADLHGNVKKVLVEYLALGLDPEKSTLYIQSDVPEVIELYLLLNMNAYVGELERVTSFKEKVRQQPDNINAGLLTYPTLMAADVIIHKASKVPVGKDQEQNLEMMRTFARRFNRMYNVEYFPIPTAYNFGEALVKIPGLNGSGKMGKSEGEGNAIFFADEPKEIRKKVMRAVTDSGPTKPNQVKTDAIQNLFSLMNIVSTADTITFFENAYNNCEIRYGDLKKQLAEDMIKFTAPFHEKIKELSSNNLYLQKVATMGAGKARESAAKTIKEIREIIGFKNF